The following is a genomic window from Chloracidobacterium sp..
CTTGTCCGCTGATGGAACAATGAAGCTATTCTCCGTCGAGGAAGCGAACCGCGTCCTCGCAGATATCATACCGTCGCTTTTTGAACTGCGGGACCTTGATCTCCGAGTTGAAAGGGCTAGAGAAGCTGCTCGTGCCGCCGCCGATCTCTCGAAATTCGGCGGTGGTATGCCGGGCGGAACAGCATACGTTAAAGACCTTTACGCGGTCGGCAGGATCGTCATTGAGCTAAGCGAACTTGGCATCGAGATCAAGGATCACTCCCGCGGCCTGATCGATTTTCCGAGCCTGCGGAATGACCGCATCGTTCTATTGTGTTGGGAGATCGGTGACGGCGAACGTATATCCTGGTGGCATGAAGCCGAGGCAGGTTATGCCGGGCGGCAGCCGCTTTGAACACGCGGATCGGGGTCGAAAAGGATTTTTCCACAGCTTAGGTATTATCAGCAGTATTTTGATAAGCGCTTTGTGTATGTGCGCTTTACTATTGACCTCTTAAAGTGATCTCTGATATTATCACCTCGTTTTGATTTAGGTCTCATTTCTTTCCGAGCGAAATTTCCGGCTATGGGTTGTTTGGTATGTGAACGTGACTTTGCAGCGGCTTTGTCGGTTTGCCCGACATGCGGCTCGATGCGCGGGGATACCGTTCGTGAGGAAATGCAGATAAAGCGCTCCCTCGTCGGCACTCCGCTCGCCGCACAAGCAGCGTCCGCCGGTCTGTCGCCCTCATCCGCTGAAAAGCGCTCTGTCACCAGCGAGTTCTTGCGTATGAATACATCTCCGACATTGGTTGAATTCCAGACGAAAAGTGCGCCGATACCCGAATGGCGTTTACAGCTGCAGAATGCCGTGCGAGCCAGAAAGGGAATGGCTGCGTCCGATCAGGAGACATCCCTGCATAAGGCAAAGGCGTCGCCCTTGCCAAAGGCGGAGATGTCTTCGGCACCGGATATCAAAGATCCCGATCCTCGCCTTGCCAAGGCTTTGAAGCGCGTTGATAATTCGCGAAGCCGCTTTTTGCCGCCGGAGCCGAAGAAGGCGTATTTCGAACCGCGTCCGCCGCAAGAGAAGAGCTATCGTTTTGACGTGCTGACATCTGAGGTTTCGCCTGCGGTCGAACGTCCCGCGACCGTAAATGCAACGCCGAGGCCCGCATTGGTCCCTATCTCGAACACTGTAAAGCGTGAGACGAACAAGCTTCCCAAGCTCGAAGAATCTGCACGGAAGAAGATCGAGAAAGTAGAAAAGATCGCTGCAATTGAGCCCGACGATGCGTCTGACAAAGAACTTGGCCAACGTATAATGATCGCCGCTGAGGGCACAGATACAGCCAAGGGCGTCCCTGCGGAAACAGAATTCATCGACGACCTCGCACCCATTGCAATGCGGTTCAATGCGGGGCTTTTTGATTTACTGATCGCCCTCGTCGTAAGCATGCTCTTGTTGTCGCCCATCGTTTTCGGCGGCGGTGAGTGGGCCAGTGTGGGCGGCTTTCTTGTGCTTATCGGTACGACCGCGCTCGTCCTTTTCATTTATTCGACGCTGGCAGTCGGCTTTTACGGACGTACGTTCGGAATGCACCAATTCTCGCTCGAACTGGTCGATGCTGAGGAGAATGCGTACCCGACGCTCCGTCAATCGGCCGTCAGTGCGGCACTCTATCTTGTATCACTTATGCTGAGCGGCCTCGGATTCGTGACGATATTCTTTAACGAAGAGAAACGCGCCGTGCACGACCTGCTTTCGGGCACGATAATGGTTCGCGAATTCGTCGAGGACGAGGACGATTGAGCATCGCTTTGCCGTGGCCCGATGCCTGATACACAAGATCGTACTGACAACTCGATCCTCCGCGAGCAGGCTGAAAAGCTTGCCGCACAACCGAAACGCCGTTTGGCTAACCGAATCAAACGGCTGAACAGGCTCCTTGCCAACCTCAACGGCGACCTTGCAAGATATGGCGACCCTGCCGTTTCAAAGAGATACGGGGAACTTATACTGGCAAGCCTGCGGACGGCCGTCCGCGATGGCGACGTGATACGCCTTGCCGATCTTTACGATGAAGGCCAGCCTGAGATCTCGATCGAGGGCGACCGGAACAAGACTCTGAGCGAGATAGCAGAGGCGTATTTCAAGCGTTATGCAAAGGCCAGAAGTGCCGTCAAGGTCGTTAATGAACGGCGAACAGCGGCCGAGGCCGAGCGTTCTGAGGCCGAGGCGAAACTAGCTCAGATAGGATCCGCGGTCGATGCACTCGACATGGAATTTCTCTCCGGCCTCGAAGCACAGCCGCCAAAGCAGCGTCCGGCATCCAAAAAGACAAAAGCGGAATTGGCTTACAGGGGCGTTCGGCGTTTCATTTCGAGTGACGGATTTGAAATATGGGTCGGGAAA
Proteins encoded in this region:
- a CDS encoding DUF2203 domain-containing protein, coding for MKLFSVEEANRVLADIIPSLFELRDLDLRVERAREAARAAADLSKFGGGMPGGTAYVKDLYAVGRIVIELSELGIEIKDHSRGLIDFPSLRNDRIVLLCWEIGDGERISWWHEAEAGYAGRQPL
- a CDS encoding RDD family protein, whose protein sequence is MGCLVCERDFAAALSVCPTCGSMRGDTVREEMQIKRSLVGTPLAAQAASAGLSPSSAEKRSVTSEFLRMNTSPTLVEFQTKSAPIPEWRLQLQNAVRARKGMAASDQETSLHKAKASPLPKAEMSSAPDIKDPDPRLAKALKRVDNSRSRFLPPEPKKAYFEPRPPQEKSYRFDVLTSEVSPAVERPATVNATPRPALVPISNTVKRETNKLPKLEESARKKIEKVEKIAAIEPDDASDKELGQRIMIAAEGTDTAKGVPAETEFIDDLAPIAMRFNAGLFDLLIALVVSMLLLSPIVFGGGEWASVGGFLVLIGTTALVLFIYSTLAVGFYGRTFGMHQFSLELVDAEENAYPTLRQSAVSAALYLVSLMLSGLGFVTIFFNEEKRAVHDLLSGTIMVREFVEDEDD
- a CDS encoding fibronectin/fibrinogen-binding protein, whose product is MPDTQDRTDNSILREQAEKLAAQPKRRLANRIKRLNRLLANLNGDLARYGDPAVSKRYGELILASLRTAVRDGDVIRLADLYDEGQPEISIEGDRNKTLSEIAEAYFKRYAKARSAVKVVNERRTAAEAERSEAEAKLAQIGSAVDALDMEFLSGLEAQPPKQRPASKKTKAELAYRGVRRFISSDGFEIWVGKKAADNDHLTFRIAKSLDVWLHAADHPGSHVVIRDSGRKQLPERTLREAAELAAFYSDARGQTKAAVRHTQRKFVNKPKKAAPGMVSLSGFKTILVEPKVAVKQKE